From the Solea senegalensis isolate Sse05_10M linkage group LG16, IFAPA_SoseM_1, whole genome shotgun sequence genome, one window contains:
- the LOC122782971 gene encoding mitochondrial basic amino acids transporter isoform X1, with translation MALDFAAGCVGGAAGVLVGHPFDTVKVRLQVQNVDRPLYRGTFHCFQSIIRQESTLGLYKGIGSPMMGLTFINAIVFGVQGNAMRKLGRDTPLHQFLAGASAGAIQCVICCPMELAKTRMQMQGTGEKKSKRKLYKNSLDCLVRIYNREGIRGINRGMVTTLLRETPGFGVYFLTYDVLTRSLGCEPEDTYMIPKLLFAGGMSGIASWISTYPVDVIKSRLQADGVGGVYQYNGIMDCIRQSLKKEGWRVFTRGLTSTLLRAFPVNATTFATVTLFLLYMREGQECSIQDSEPPSVQLQPLQPQTQANSM, from the exons ATGGCATTGGACTTCGCTGCGGGCTGCGTTGGAG GTGCTGCTGGTGTTTTGGTTGGACATCCATTTGACACTGTCAAG GTGCGGCTTCAAGTCCAAAATGTGGACAGACCTCTTTACCGTGGAACATTCCACTGCTTCCAATCCATCATACGCCAAGAGTCG ACACTCGGTCTGTATAAGGGCATCGGCTCTCCAATGATGGGACTGACCTTCATCAATGCCATAGTATTTGGTGTCCAGGGCAATGCCATGCGCAAGCTTGGCCGCGACACACCGCTCCACCAGTTCCTGGCTGGAGCCTCCGCTGGAGCCATCCAGTGCGTCATCTGCTGCCCGATGGAACTGGCCAAGACGCGCATGCAGATGCAGGGGACTGGAGAGAAGAAGTCTAAAAGGAAGTTGTATAAGAACTCGTTGGATTGTCTGGTGAGAATCTACAACAGAGAGGGAATCCGCGGTATCAACCGTGGCATGGTGACCACCCTGCTGCGCGAGACCCCTGGTTTCGGCGTGTACTTCCTCACGTACGACGTGCTAACGCGCTCCCTGGGCTGTGAGCCAGAAGACACGTACATGATCCCCAAGCTGCTGTTCGCTGGGGGAATGTCGGGCATCGCGTCCTGGATCTCCACGTATCCCGTGGATGTGATCAAGTCACGTCTGCAGGCCGACGGCGTCGGCGGCGTCTACCAGTATAACGGCATCATGGACTGCATCAGGCAGAGCTTGAAGAAGGAGGGGTGGAGAGTGTTCACGCGCGGACTCACGTCCACGCTGCTGCGAGCATTTCCGGTGAACGCTACCACGTTTGCCACCGtgactctgtttttgttgtacaTGCGTGAGGGACAGGAGTGCAGCATTCAGGACTCTGAGCCACCGTCTGTCCAGCTGCAGCCTCTGCAGCCACAGACGCAGGCAAACAGCATGTAA
- the LOC122782971 gene encoding mitochondrial basic amino acids transporter isoform X2: protein MMGLTFINAIVFGVQGNAMRKLGRDTPLHQFLAGASAGAIQCVICCPMELAKTRMQMQGTGEKKSKRKLYKNSLDCLVRIYNREGIRGINRGMVTTLLRETPGFGVYFLTYDVLTRSLGCEPEDTYMIPKLLFAGGMSGIASWISTYPVDVIKSRLQADGVGGVYQYNGIMDCIRQSLKKEGWRVFTRGLTSTLLRAFPVNATTFATVTLFLLYMREGQECSIQDSEPPSVQLQPLQPQTQANSM from the coding sequence ATGATGGGACTGACCTTCATCAATGCCATAGTATTTGGTGTCCAGGGCAATGCCATGCGCAAGCTTGGCCGCGACACACCGCTCCACCAGTTCCTGGCTGGAGCCTCCGCTGGAGCCATCCAGTGCGTCATCTGCTGCCCGATGGAACTGGCCAAGACGCGCATGCAGATGCAGGGGACTGGAGAGAAGAAGTCTAAAAGGAAGTTGTATAAGAACTCGTTGGATTGTCTGGTGAGAATCTACAACAGAGAGGGAATCCGCGGTATCAACCGTGGCATGGTGACCACCCTGCTGCGCGAGACCCCTGGTTTCGGCGTGTACTTCCTCACGTACGACGTGCTAACGCGCTCCCTGGGCTGTGAGCCAGAAGACACGTACATGATCCCCAAGCTGCTGTTCGCTGGGGGAATGTCGGGCATCGCGTCCTGGATCTCCACGTATCCCGTGGATGTGATCAAGTCACGTCTGCAGGCCGACGGCGTCGGCGGCGTCTACCAGTATAACGGCATCATGGACTGCATCAGGCAGAGCTTGAAGAAGGAGGGGTGGAGAGTGTTCACGCGCGGACTCACGTCCACGCTGCTGCGAGCATTTCCGGTGAACGCTACCACGTTTGCCACCGtgactctgtttttgttgtacaTGCGTGAGGGACAGGAGTGCAGCATTCAGGACTCTGAGCCACCGTCTGTCCAGCTGCAGCCTCTGCAGCCACAGACGCAGGCAAACAGCATGTAA